A single genomic interval of Saccharospirillum mangrovi harbors:
- the prpD gene encoding 2-methylcitrate dehydratase codes for MSSNVDTNNRPDYDDVLQAIADYVLDYDITSAEAWDTARNCLMDTLGCGLLALRFPECTKHLGPIVEGTIVPNGARVPGTQLRLDPVKAAWDIGAIVRWLDYNDTWLAAEWGHPSDNLGGILAVADYLSQQKVARGEAPLTMDAVLEAMIKAHEIQGVLALENSFNRVGLDHVVLVKVASTAVVGKLMGATREQLLSALSHAWVDGQSLRTYRHAPNAGSRKSWAAGDATSRAVRLVDIALRGEMGIPGALTAPQWGFYDVLFSKTNKDQQVKPEQDRRFKFQRDYGSYVMENVLFKISFPAEFHAQTAAEAAVTLHPQVVDRLDDIERIVITTHESAIRIISKVGPLANAADRDHCLQYMTAVPLLFGNLVAEHYEDDFHAAHPEIDRLRDKMEIVEDKRYSAEYHEADKRSIANAIQVFFSDGSSTQQVAVEYPIGHRRRREQGIPLLEQKFRANLATRFPAARAQQIFELCTDADRLKQTPVHRFMDQWVI; via the coding sequence ATGAGTTCAAACGTTGATACAAACAACAGACCCGACTACGACGACGTTTTGCAGGCCATTGCCGATTACGTGCTCGACTACGACATCACCAGTGCAGAAGCCTGGGACACCGCCCGCAATTGTTTGATGGACACGCTCGGCTGCGGTCTGTTGGCGTTGCGCTTTCCCGAATGCACCAAACATCTGGGCCCGATTGTCGAAGGCACCATCGTGCCCAATGGCGCGCGTGTGCCAGGCACTCAGTTGCGGCTCGACCCAGTAAAAGCCGCCTGGGACATCGGCGCCATCGTGCGTTGGCTCGATTACAACGACACCTGGCTTGCCGCCGAGTGGGGTCACCCGTCCGATAATCTGGGTGGCATTCTAGCCGTGGCCGATTATTTGTCGCAGCAAAAGGTGGCGCGTGGCGAAGCGCCGTTGACGATGGACGCCGTGCTCGAAGCCATGATCAAAGCGCACGAAATTCAGGGCGTGTTGGCGCTAGAAAATTCGTTCAACCGGGTGGGTCTGGATCACGTTGTTCTGGTGAAAGTCGCATCAACGGCCGTGGTCGGCAAATTGATGGGCGCGACGCGTGAACAATTATTGAGCGCCTTGTCGCACGCCTGGGTTGATGGTCAATCGCTGCGCACTTATCGCCATGCGCCCAACGCCGGTTCACGCAAAAGCTGGGCGGCCGGTGACGCCACCAGCCGAGCGGTGCGCCTGGTCGATATCGCCTTGCGTGGCGAGATGGGCATTCCTGGCGCGCTGACCGCGCCGCAGTGGGGTTTTTACGACGTGCTGTTCAGCAAGACCAATAAAGACCAACAAGTAAAACCTGAGCAAGATCGCCGGTTTAAATTCCAGCGCGATTACGGCAGTTATGTGATGGAAAACGTGCTGTTCAAAATCAGTTTTCCGGCTGAATTCCATGCGCAAACGGCAGCCGAAGCGGCGGTGACCTTGCATCCGCAAGTGGTCGATCGCCTTGATGACATTGAGCGCATTGTTATCACCACACACGAATCGGCGATCCGCATTATTTCCAAAGTCGGTCCGCTGGCAAACGCTGCCGACCGCGACCATTGTTTGCAATACATGACCGCCGTGCCGCTGTTGTTCGGCAACTTAGTCGCTGAACATTACGAAGACGATTTCCACGCCGCCCACCCGGAAATTGACCGACTGCGCGACAAGATGGAGATCGTTGAAGACAAACGCTACAGCGCTGAATATCACGAGGCTGACAAGCGCTCCATCGCCAACGCCATCCAGGTATTTTTCAGCGATGGCAGTTCCACGCAGCAAGTGGCGGTGGAATACCCAATCGGCCATCGCCGCCGGCGCGAGCAAGGCATTCCGTTGCTGGAGCAGAAATTCCGCGCCAATCTGGCGACGCGTTTCCCAGCGGCGCGCGCGCAGCAGATATTCGAGTTGTGCACCGACGCCGACCGGCTGAAACAAACGCCGGTGCATCGGTTTATGGATCAGTGGGTGATTTGA
- a CDS encoding type II toxin-antitoxin system RelE/ParE family toxin, translated as MASPAIKRIALEYQSPDGKSPFGRWLSQLKDARAQAKITKAIKQMEAGNFGDHKAITDGKGLQERRIHYGPGYRLYYFIDGDQLIVLFAGSTKADQNAIIKNAQQYLTDYLVRKA; from the coding sequence ATGGCGTCACCCGCTATTAAGCGAATCGCCCTGGAATATCAGAGTCCGGACGGAAAGAGCCCTTTCGGGCGCTGGTTGTCCCAGCTAAAAGATGCCCGGGCACAGGCCAAGATCACCAAAGCCATTAAGCAGATGGAAGCAGGCAACTTTGGTGATCACAAAGCCATCACGGATGGCAAAGGTTTGCAGGAGCGACGCATCCATTACGGCCCTGGCTATCGGCTTTATTACTTTATCGACGGCGACCAACTGATTGTTTTATTCGCAGGCAGTACCAAAGCCGACCAAAACGCCATCATCAAAAACGCCCAACAGTACCTGACCGACTATTTAGTCAGAAAAGCGTAA
- the prpC gene encoding bifunctional 2-methylcitrate synthase/citrate synthase has translation MVDKQLGGAGLRGQVAGETKLCTVGKSGSGLTYLGYDIQALADQADFEEVTYLLQYGELPSRSELDDYLDRLAPLRKLPQPLLETLERIPASAHPMDVMRTGCSMLGVLEPELSFTDQDAAIERLLAAFPGIICYWFHFSRSGKRIDTDSGAESIAEHFLTLLHQKAPPLNHIKVMHASLILYAEHEFNASTFTARVAASTLTDIHSAVTGAIGTLRGPLHGGANEAAMAMIESFKDPNDAEQQLLAMLARKDKIMGFGHAIYRTSDPRNAIIKAWAKKLADADGDHRLYDIAERCEAVMWREKELFPNADFFHAPAYHALGIPTPLFTPIFVMARAAGWTAHIKEQRANNRIIRPSANYIGPEPREFTPLERR, from the coding sequence ATGGTTGATAAACAACTCGGCGGCGCTGGCTTACGAGGCCAGGTCGCGGGCGAAACCAAACTCTGCACCGTCGGCAAATCCGGCAGTGGTTTGACCTATCTGGGTTACGACATTCAGGCCCTGGCCGACCAGGCCGATTTCGAAGAAGTTACCTACTTATTGCAATACGGCGAACTGCCCAGCCGCAGCGAATTGGACGACTACCTCGACCGCCTGGCACCGCTGCGCAAATTACCGCAACCGCTGCTGGAAACGCTCGAACGCATTCCCGCCTCGGCGCATCCGATGGATGTGATGCGCACCGGCTGTTCGATGCTCGGCGTGCTGGAACCGGAGCTGAGTTTTACCGATCAGGATGCAGCCATTGAACGTTTGCTCGCTGCCTTTCCCGGCATCATCTGCTACTGGTTTCATTTCAGCCGCAGCGGCAAACGCATCGACACCGACAGCGGCGCTGAAAGCATTGCCGAACATTTTTTAACCTTGCTGCATCAAAAAGCGCCGCCGCTGAATCACATCAAGGTGATGCACGCGTCCCTGATTCTGTATGCCGAACACGAATTCAACGCCTCGACCTTCACCGCCCGCGTTGCCGCCAGCACGCTGACCGATATTCACAGCGCGGTCACCGGCGCCATCGGCACTTTGCGCGGCCCGTTGCACGGCGGTGCCAACGAAGCGGCAATGGCGATGATCGAAAGCTTCAAAGACCCAAACGACGCCGAACAGCAATTGCTCGCCATGCTGGCGCGCAAAGACAAAATCATGGGTTTCGGCCACGCCATCTATCGCACCAGCGATCCGCGCAACGCCATCATCAAAGCCTGGGCAAAAAAACTCGCCGACGCCGATGGCGACCATCGCCTGTACGACATCGCCGAACGCTGCGAAGCAGTGATGTGGCGCGAAAAAGAACTCTTCCCCAACGCCGATTTTTTCCACGCTCCGGCTTATCACGCTCTGGGCATTCCGACGCCGCTGTTCACGCCCATTTTTGTTATGGCACGCGCCGCCGGCTGGACCGCGCACATCAAAGAGCAACGTGCCAACAACCGAATTATTCGACCGAGTGCCAATTACATCGGGCCGGAACCGAGGGAATTTACGCCGCTGGAGCGACGGTGA